The genomic window CAGAACCGGCGCGCCCGACTGGTCACAGCCTGATGTCGCGGCGTAGAACCCAAATATATTGTTATAGATATAGCTACGGCCGGCGGTGCGCTCCTCGATGCCGATGCCGGTGCCCGGCGCGCGGCGGTTCACGAGGATGTTATTGCGCAGCAGCGGCTGGTCGGCCCCGTCGATGAAGATCCCGTTCGGGGCGTCGACGGTGAGATACTGCACGTCGGCGACAGCCCCCCGCACGGCCAGGCCCAGCCTGGCGGCATCGAGAACCGCCCCACGGACGGTCGGAGCGGACGTGTCATCCACGATCAGCGCCGTATCCATGACGGCACGTACATCGACACCACCCAGGAACGCGCCGCGATTGCCGCGAAGATGCACGCCCACATCGCCGCCCCGCGCGACGATCGTTTTCGCCTGTACGTTCGAAGTGCCTTCGGCAAGCAGTCCGGTCGTGCAGTCCCTGAACGTGAGATGCGTCACGACCGTGCCGCTCGCGCCTTCCAGATGCAGGCCGGTCCCGCACATACGCGCCCCGAAACCCGAGAGCTGGAGCGGTCCGTCGGTCACATGCAGCCCGTCCCGCGCGTTCACGATCTCGAGGTTGGCGATCTCGGAGCCGGACGGCTGGTCCGGCAGCGTCCGCAGCCTGATGCCCAGCCAGTCTTCCCGGCCCGGCAGCGAGGCCGCCGACAGGAAGCGCACGGCGGCGGTCCCGGAGGCGGCGACGATCAGCCGGCCGTCGACGACCAGTTCGCACCGGGCCGGGTCGATGCCCCGCTTCGACAGATCCGTCGGGTTGACGCGGATCACGGTGCCGGGCTCGATCGTGAGCGTGGTCAGAGCCGGCACCTCGATATCCCCACCCAGGTCGATGGGGCTCCACGCCTGCGCCCAGGTCACGCTCTGCTTCAGCGTGCCGGCCGGCAGAATCACGAGCTCGGCGGTGCGCGACGAGACGTTGCCGTCGAGATCGACCGCCTCGATCGCATACCGCGTTCTGACACCGGGATTCGGCTGGTCGTCGACGCAGAAGCGTTCGGCCGAATACACCTCGTTTTCCGTTTTCCAGAGGGACAACACAGCATCACTCTCGCCGCGCCAGATGCGGAACCCTTTCAAGGGATCGGCGCCGTCGTAGGACCATGTCACCTTCGGCCCGTTCGGTGTCTGCGCAACAGCCGGAACCGTCGGGGCGGGAGGAGCGCCCGGCATATCGCCGGCCGGCAGCGTCGTAAACGTTGCCGTCTGGGTAAGGTAATGCCGGTCATCGGCCGTGACACCTTCGATGAAGTACGTATAGACGATGCCGGGAACAGGGGGCTTGATCACGAACCGATGGTCGGTGCCGAGGCCAGTCGGTTCGGTCCTGATCTGGGGCAGATGCTCGCCCTGGTAGACGAACGTGCATTTCATCGGTTCGGCCGGGAACACATCGAACAGAACAGTGTCGAGTTCCCGCTTGAAGACCGTGCAGGTGATCCGGTTCGAAAGGGGTTCGAGGCAGAAGTTCACGTTGCCGTACACCTGCCCCTCTTCGATCGTCATGGTCAGAGAGGCCGTCTTGAAACCCTCCCGGGTCACGGTGAAGCGCTGGGTCCCGGCATCGAGCGACGTGAAGGCATACCGGCCATCC from Candidatus Ozemobacteraceae bacterium includes these protein-coding regions:
- a CDS encoding carboxypeptidase regulatory-like domain-containing protein; the protein is MKNGRFAAIAVLCLVALVSFGLMGCENEQKIRRGVVSGGISDTAGNRIANAIVTSHRSLFTAASGEDGRYAFTSLDAGTQRFTVTREGFKTASLTMTIEEGQVYGNVNFCLEPLSNRITCTVFKRELDTVLFDVFPAEPMKCTFVYQGEHLPQIRTEPTGLGTDHRFVIKPPVPGIVYTYFIEGVTADDRHYLTQTATFTTLPAGDMPGAPPAPTVPAVAQTPNGPKVTWSYDGADPLKGFRIWRGESDAVLSLWKTENEVYSAERFCVDDQPNPGVRTRYAIEAVDLDGNVSSRTAELVILPAGTLKQSVTWAQAWSPIDLGGDIEVPALTTLTIEPGTVIRVNPTDLSKRGIDPARCELVVDGRLIVAASGTAAVRFLSAASLPGREDWLGIRLRTLPDQPSGSEIANLEIVNARDGLHVTDGPLQLSGFGARMCGTGLHLEGASGTVVTHLTFRDCTTGLLAEGTSNVQAKTIVARGGDVGVHLRGNRGAFLGGVDVRAVMDTALIVDDTSAPTVRGAVLDAARLGLAVRGAVADVQYLTVDAPNGIFIDGADQPLLRNNILVNRRAPGTGIGIEERTAGRSYIYNNIFGFYAATSGCDQSGAPVLNIDPRFVGAASGEYDYHLGAASLLLTSSETGGQMGAYGWVDPDTLAAE